The genome window TTCCGGACTGTCGCTAAAGGCCACCGGTTCTTTGACGCGCATAAACGAGATCGCGGTCTGATGTACGCCGCTATTGCCGCCCTGCGCATGCGGCATCGCGACATTCGGCGCAATGACGATGTACGGACCGTGCGTGAGAATCGAATCAATCATCGCATCAATATACGACGCGTCAATCGCTCCATCTCTGACCAACGGCTCTGCTGCCGCCGCTACCGCCTCCTGCCAGGAGGCAAATTTCTCGGCAAAAAGCACGCGGTTTTCTGCAATCAATTGGTTAAACATACTTTCTCTCCCCTTCTCTTCTGCTTATCCAGCCGCATTTGAACATCCGTTCATCATTCAGTCATTTGTTCAAGCTCATTTTACCAAACAATCAGAAAATTCGTCAACGACTTTTCTGGACAATATCGTATATTGAACCGATGTGCATTTTTAGCTTTTTTCAATTTATTTTTGCAATTCAAATTGCAAAAATAAAAACAGCAGCAGGTGCACGATTTTTTTCTCGTTGTCTGCTGCTGTTTTTATTTTGTTTTCTATTTTACATGATGCCAATCCATTTCCAATAGGTCATGCCAAGCAGCAAAATCAAAAGATAGGCTGCCAGCGTGAGTGGAACACCCGTTTTAATGAAATCTTTTACTTCAAACGTCTCTGTACCATATGCCACCATGTTTTGCGGCGCGTTGACCGGCAGAATGAAACCGAAGCTGATCACGTATTGCAAGATCATTGTCATGCCGACCACATTGACGCCCGGCGTCTTGACGCTTTGCAGCACCGAGATCAGGATCGGAATAATCGCCGCCGCCAATGCGGTAGCGCTGGCAAAGCCCAGATGAATGACAATCAAGAACGCGGCTAAACTGGCAAGAATGCCGATTATCGGCATCGTCTGCAAGCCGAACCAGACAACGACAAACTGCGCCAGCCAGGCAGCCGCTTTAGTCGATAACAATGCCGAACCGAGACTGATTCCGGTACCGAACAGTACCAGCGTTCCCCAGGGAATCCTGTCCTGCGCCTCTTTCCAGTTCATGATCCCGATGCCAGGCAGCAGCATCAGCGCAATCGCCGCAAGCGTCGTCGACGAGGTATCAAACGAATGCAGGATCTTTTCCGTTGACCAGAAGAAGAGCAGCACGAGCGAGAGCGCCAGCAGTTTCTTTTCTGCCAGACTCATCGCGCCCAGCTCCTGCAGCGCTTTGGCGACAGTTTCTTTGCCGCCCGGCACTTCCTTCATTTCCGGCGGCATGACCTTTAAGAGGACGAAATAAAGCACCACCGACATGATGGCGGCAAACGGCGCCGCCGCGATAAACCACTCCATCCAGCTGATCGTCTGGCCCAGTTGCTTTTCAATAAAGCCCATTGCAATCATATTTTGCGCCGCTGCCGTTTTAATGCCGACATTCCAAATGCTGTCGGCCTGTGCAGTCGCAATCATTAAAATCCCGGCAAAACGACTCTTTTTATTTACGCCGAACGCGCTGATGATTCCCATCACGATTGGCACCATGCAGGAAACACGCGCCGTCGTGCTGGGCACAAAAAAGCTTAGAATCAGTCCGACCAAAATTACACCAATTAAAATGCGATTGGTTTTAGCTCCAATCTTAGAAAGAACCAAAAGCGCGATCCGCTTATCAAGCCCCGTCTTCGTCATCGCCGCGGCAATAAAGAGTGCGCCGCCGACCAAGGCCAACGCCGTATTGCTAAAACCACTCAGCGCGATTGTAAGCGCCTGCGTAGTGCCGATCAGCTTGTTCGGAGCCGCCATATCGGGCGCCAGACCGAGAATAAACGCGATCAGTGCGATGATTACCGCAGCGCTGACCGGATAGGAGATGCAGTCACTCATCCAGACAATAATGGAAAACACCAAAATTCCCAGCATCCGATGACCGGCAACCGGCAAACCGGCCGGCGTCGGCAGCAAGATGACCGCCGTCAGCGCCGCCAGCGCAAGCAGCAGCCCGTATCGCTTTGCGGCGCCGTTTTCATTTCTCGCTTCGCTCTTCTTTTCCATACGATTCCGCCTTTCTTTTTCTCTTAGTTGGAATCTTCCGTCTTTTCGCCAAAGTAAAAACGCTGCACAGCCGCACAAAGCAAAGCCAAAGACAGCGGAAAACGAATGTAACGTTTTGCTTTTTCGTTCTCCACGTTCTTTCACACGTCGTTGTGCAAGCGCGCAGCGCTTTCGTTTCTATTTTACCGATTCATAACCGAGACGCAGCGCCTCCATGTTTTTGGCAACGGTCGCCGGAGGTACACGGTGCGCAACCGCTTTTTGAATCGTTTCAAACGATACCACGTTCGTCACCTTGACTAAGACGCCAAGCGCGATGATATTGGCAAAGAGGTCGCGCCCCAGTTTTTCCTGCGCCAGACGCGTAATCGGCGTCTTAACGATTCGGCCGCCAAACACAGGTACTTCCGGAACCAAATCCTCATCGATAATTAAGATTCCGCTTGTCGGCAGATCGGCGATATATTTCTGCGCTGCCTGCTGCGTCATCGCGAGCACGACATTCGGCGTTACGACTTTCGGATGATAAATGAAACTGTCCGCAATGATGACCTCGGCCTTCGACGCGCCGC of Azotosporobacter soli contains these proteins:
- a CDS encoding PTS sugar transporter subunit IIA, encoding MFNQLIAENRVLFAEKFASWQEAVAAAAEPLVRDGAIDASYIDAMIDSILTHGPYIVIAPNVAMPHAQGGNSGVHQTAISFMRVKEPVAFSDSPEHAAQLLFVLASIDSENHLQMLQALVEAISEEGFLEALATVESIDELNRLLKN
- a CDS encoding 2-oxoacid:acceptor oxidoreductase family protein → MNQIRLSGSGGQGVITAGIILAEAAIMEGKEAVQSQSYGPEARGGASKAEVIIADSFIYHPKVVTPNVVLAMTQQAAQKYIADLPTSGILIIDEDLVPEVPVFGGRIVKTPITRLAQEKLGRDLFANIIALGVLVKVTNVVSFETIQKAVAHRVPPATVAKNMEALRLGYESVK
- a CDS encoding DASS family sodium-coupled anion symporter, coding for MEKKSEARNENGAAKRYGLLLALAALTAVILLPTPAGLPVAGHRMLGILVFSIIVWMSDCISYPVSAAVIIALIAFILGLAPDMAAPNKLIGTTQALTIALSGFSNTALALVGGALFIAAAMTKTGLDKRIALLVLSKIGAKTNRILIGVILVGLILSFFVPSTTARVSCMVPIVMGIISAFGVNKKSRFAGILMIATAQADSIWNVGIKTAAAQNMIAMGFIEKQLGQTISWMEWFIAAAPFAAIMSVVLYFVLLKVMPPEMKEVPGGKETVAKALQELGAMSLAEKKLLALSLVLLFFWSTEKILHSFDTSSTTLAAIALMLLPGIGIMNWKEAQDRIPWGTLVLFGTGISLGSALLSTKAAAWLAQFVVVWFGLQTMPIIGILASLAAFLIVIHLGFASATALAAAIIPILISVLQSVKTPGVNVVGMTMILQYVISFGFILPVNAPQNMVAYGTETFEVKDFIKTGVPLTLAAYLLILLLGMTYWKWIGIM